The Boseongicola sp. DNA segment CGGTGGCGTCACTGTCCTTTGATCCATCCCCCGACAGCAAGACTAATCCAACCGCACCAACAAAGATCGCGATATCGGCGACGTTGAATGACCACGGGCTGACGAACCCGCAACAGGACATGTTGATAAAGTCCGCAACCGCACCATAGATCACCCGATCAATGACGTTTCCGACCGCACCACCCAGCACCAAACCGGCGGATACCTGCACCCAAAAACCTGGGCGATCCCGACGCATCCACCAAATGATCCAGGCCGATATTGCCAACGCGATGATTATCAAACCCCACCGGGTCGCGTCGCCATGATTGGCGAAAAGCCCGAAATTCACGCCACGATTCCAGGCCATCTTCAACATCAGGTAAGGATCAAGAACCTCGATAACACCGCGTGATTTCAGATCCATCGCCTGCACCACAATATACTTGCTGATCTGATCCAGGATCAGCACCACAGCAGTGGTCCAGTTCATTGCAGACAGGTTTTTCATCAGTGTCGGAAGTGCCTCATGCCAGTGAAGACCATTGCTAACCCGGCGTCGTCCGCCGCTGCAATCACTTCATCGTCACGCATCGAACCACCTGGTTGGATGATCGCCTTCGCTCCGGCCTCGGCCGCGGCTAACAGGCCGTCTGCAAAAGGAAAAAATGCATCGGACGCGACGACCGATCCAATCGCCGGGCTTTCACTTAGCCCGACCTCGACCCCCATACGACCCGCTTTCAGAGCCGCAATGGTGGAACTGTCCAAACGGCTCATCTGACCAGCACCAACTCCGACAGTTTGACCATCCTTGGCATAGACGATTGCGTTCGATTTCACATGCTTGGCAACGGTCCAGGCAAAAAGCATATCGGCCAGTTGGTTCTCGGTCGGGGCTAGCCTGGTCACAACTTTCAGATCGTCCAGCGTGACATGACCGGAATCATCATCCTGCACCAGCCAGCCACCAGATACCTGCCGTGCAGCCAGGCGGGCCGCCATCGGGTCAGGCATGCCGCCAGTGGTCAGCAAACGTAGGTTCTTTTTGGCAGCAAAGACCTCTTTCGCTTCGTCCGTCGCGTCCGAAGCAATCACAACCTCGGTGAAAATCCCCGAGATAGCCCGCGCCGTGTCGCCATCCAAAGTTCCGTTCAGCGCAATGATACCGCCAAACGCCGAGGTGCGGTCGCAGTCAAACGCGCGTCCGAACGCTTCGGCAAACGTCGCGCCGCGCGCCACACCGCAAGGGTTCGCGTGCTTGATAATGGCGCACGCCGGGCCATCGCCAGCGCCAAATTCCGCCGCCAATGCAAAAGCGGCATCTGTATCGTTGATATTATTGTAAGACAGTTCTTTGCCCTGATGCTGAACCGCCGTTGCAACCCCCGGCACCGCCGAACCATCGGTATAGAACGCAGCAGTCTGATGCGGGTTCTCGCCATAACGCAAACCTTGCGCCAATTGCCCGGCAAACACCCGGCGGCGTGGCGTTTCCGCGCCAATTGCACCCGCCATCCATGTCGATACCGCCGCATCATAAGCTCCGGTGCGGGCATAAGCGGTCTGGGCCAACTTCTGGCGAAACGCCAAATCGGTGCCGCCGCCGTCGCGCAACGCACTGACAACGCTGTTATAGTCTTCAACATCCACAACAACGAACACGAACTTGTGGTTCTTCGCCGCCGCCCGGATCATTGCCGGTCCACCGATATCGATGTTCTCAATCGCAGTGTCGTAGTCAGCACCCGCGGCCACGGTTGCCTCAAATGGATATAGGTTCACCACCAGCAGATCGATCGCACCGATCCCATGCGCCTCCATCGAGGTCACATGATCTTCGTCATCCCGCAGCGCCAGCAAACCGCCATGAACCACCGGATGCAGCGTCTTCACACGACCGTCCATCATTTCGGGAAAGCCAGTAAGGTCCGCAACGTCTTTCACGTCCAAACCTGCCGCCCGCAGCGCCTTTGCCGTTCCGCCGGTCGACACAAGTTCGACCCCCAAATTGGCCAACGCCTTCGCGAAGTCCTCAAGCCCCGTTTTGTCCGACACCGAAAGAAGGGCGCGGCGTACCGGCTGAATACCTGTCATGTGATCTGCTTTTCCTGTTTCCTCAATCCACCGCCATTACGTCTTCCATCGCATAGTCGCGAACGGCAGACGGGGTCTCCTGAGCTTTTGCCAGGGACCAGCTGACGCGGGTAGAATACTCCATTGCAGTGCCAGTTAGAACGACTTGTTTGGTCGCACGCGGCGTTAACCGCGATTTTTCCAAGTAAACGCTTGATTCCAATGTCAAAGAAGCTTCACCCTGCTGGCGGAAAATCCAGATCTCACCACTTTTCAAGGCCATCGATACCGCTGTGCCATTCATATCAAGCGTCGCATCCACATCAGGGTGCAGGTGAAAACGAACGTTGAACGGGATGCCCTGCAACTTTGATTTGTCAAAGGCAATGTCCATGCGGCGGCGGCTGGCCTTGTCCAAAGCAACCAGAGAATCCTCACCTTTGAAGGAACGTCCATCATACCCAAGATGCAAGGTTCGGATATGGGTCAGCCCGTGGCTGGCAAGATAGCCATCGTGGCCAACAACCAGTCGCGTTCCACCTTCCACTTCGGCGCGCTCAAATCGCACGTCCTGCGGAATATCGATCAAGAGATCGGCTGCACGCCCCGAAACACGCCCGGCAACGCCCAGCCGGGAAGATGAATACCCTTCTAACCCCAACGTTGAATGGCTTGGCGTCGCGCGCCCTGCCCGCCGCCAGCTTTTGCCAAAGGTTGCGCCAGATCCACAGTTCACAATGACAGGCCGCCGGCCTGACGTCAGCTCAAACGCCAAGGTCGAGGCGTGGCCATTGCGGGAAGCTTCCGCCCGTGGGGGCGACGCCGCATCGACGATGACACTTGTACGCCCATGGCTTACACGCGCATATCCCATTGAAAGCCCGGCCTGGGAAATTGCCCGAACACCTGATGAGGCCAACGAGCGATCCAACCGCCCTTCAACTCCGCGCCCACCGCCGTGGAAGCGTGACAGGCTACCGTCCGAATGACGCAAGGCCCGCAACACCGGTGCGACTGCTTCAATTGCGCTTAAATGCGCGGCACCAGGCGACAATCCTGCGTCCTGCAATGCGACTGCTGACCAGTTCAGTAATGTAAAGACTTCCAGCAACTCTTCGGGGTTGCGCGTTGATAATCCGCCTTGTTCGTCAATTTCGCGTGCGCATTCCTGTGCCATCGCGCGAATGGCGTGCCCGACATGCCTGTCCATGCCATCCAAGGCCAGCCCTGCATAGATCAGCCCGGTCAGCGCCTCGAACCGTGGCAAACCCGGTGACGCCGCCCGATATCGGCGCGACAGGAATATGGTCTGCGCTGCCAGCGAGCGGAAATAGGCTTCGCTTCCAGCACGCTCGACCCCGTTCAAAAGTAATATTGCGTGGTTGATCCAGCGGATAAGTCTTCGACCTGTCAGATCAGGCGTCCACCCCGGCCCTTTGCCGCGCCCAAACCGGCGCACCCATTCATGGGTCCATTCCTGCGCCCGTTTTGTCGAATGCGGATCCCCGACAGCTGCCAAATCATCCAGCCAGGTGAACCCGTGCAACTCGCCCTCGAAACTGTCTTCGGGCATTGGAAGATCCCAGATCATCGTTTCGGGCGCTTCCACCAGAAATCCGGCGAACAGGAAGTTACCACCAGTAATTTGGCGGCCGCGTGCAAAGGAGCCAATTGTCTTGGGTTCAGGCATCGTCGAAAAAGCCGTCGCAGGTCGCGACAACGACGCCCCTCGGGCGTGAAGACGATTCATCCAGCGCGTTTTGCGCGCAGACCAACTGTCGTCCACGAACAAAATCTCCGTCCTGCCTCAGACCGCCCATTCATTCGGGCCGTTTCCAACGGCAGAATAACCAAAGGATGTTAACCTGTCATGACCGTTTTACGGATCAGCCGGGTTTCGCCAGCCGAACCATGAAAAATCCGTCCATTCCACCGCGTTCAGACCAGGCGTCCGGACGCGTGCGAAGCCCACCTCCGCTTGCCCTAAACGACTTGTCGATGCCTTCGGGCAACAGATCTTCAACAATCAGACCCGGATGGCGTGTTAGCGCGGCTTCAAGCTGCATTTCGCCCTCATCCGGCAGCAGCGAACAAGTGCAATAGACCAACCGCCCGTCCGGTTTCAGCCAGCCAAGCGCGCGGTCCAGCATCGCCGCCTGAAGTGGCAGCAAGGTCTCTAGCTCGGTTCCGTCCTTGGCATAGGCCAGATCGGGATGCCGCCGCAGAGTGCCTGTCGCGGAACAAGGCGCATCAATCAGTATGGCGTCAAATTTCTGGCTCGGCTCCCATTGCAACGCATCCGCAACCACAACTTTGGCCGACCGCCCGGTGCGCTTCAAATTCTCGTGCAACCGCTCCAAACGATCCTCAGAATCGTCCAGCGCCGTCACGTCCGCACCCGCGGCTGCCAGTTGCATCGTCTTGCCACCGGGCGCAGCGCAAAGGTCCAGCACCTGCTCGCCGGGCTTCACGTCCAGCAAATTCGCAGGCAAGGCCGCAGCAGCGTCCTGAACCCACCAGGCCCCCTCGTCGAACCCACCCATTGCCGAAACCTGACCAGTCTTTGCCAGCCTTACACTACCTGTAGGCAGGACCTCGTCCCCAAGCTCACCTGCCCAGCGCTTTGCATCCTTGGCGCAGCTCAAATCCAGCGGCGCTGGCATCACATGCGCCACCTCCATCACCGCCAAAGCCTCTTTGCCCCAAGCCTTGTTCAACCGTTTCCGCAGCCACTTCGGCAATGCCGGAGCCGGAAGGCTGTTCCAATCCGTCTCGCTGCGCTGCACGTTGCGTAGAACCGCATTTATCAAGCCCTTTGTCTGCTTTGGGGCCAAAGCCACAGCGGCATGAACCGCCGCATGAGGCGGCACACCGTCAACGTTGATTTCGTACAGCGCAAGCCGGAACAGGTTCAGCACGTTGTCATAGGGCTTGTTGCGCAAAAACGGTCCCAGCACCTTGTCCGAGCGCGGAGCCCAGCGCAGCGCTTCGCTGGCCAGCCGCATCGCGCGGGCGCGGTCTGAAGGTTCCAGCCCCTTTAACTCGCCCTCAAGCGTGTGCAGCGGCAGTTTGTCTTTGGTCACAGCCGTCATCATCGCGGCCGCGCGTCGTCTTGGTTCCAGTCCCGGCTCAGCCAATGTGTGCCCCTTGCTCTGACATCGCGCCGACGTATATCAAAGGCACCAAGCAAACAAGGAAGCATCGCGCCCATGGCCGACACGGAAAACGACCTGCCCCCCGAAGCCCAGCGCGCGCTGGCCGAGGCGGAAGAGCGTCGAAAAAAGACCGGTGACAAATCGCTTCCAACCGAACTTGGTGGCCGCGACGGCCCCGAGCCTGTGCGCTACGGCGATTGGGAGAAGAAGGGCATCACGGTCGATTTTTAACCGTCGCCCAATTGATTACTTAAGCCGCAGATCCGCATAAATGCCCTCGCCCCGATCCGAGGTGAATCGCATTGTGCGTCCTTTCACTTCGACCATCTGACAATTCGCACCCAGATCATCCTTGCCAACATAAAGGTCACGGCAAAAGTATCCGTCCTGCCATTTCCAGGCTCCCGTCACTTTCTGACCGAAGGCCCGGCCAGTGATCTGCCCGCTATCTCTCACAATCAACCGAATGCCGAACCGCTTCAGATCGCGGTCTTTCACCAATTGCAGAAAATCGCCTTTGTCATTAACCCGCGAAAAGCCGTCCGCAAGCACAGGTCCAGCGGCCATAAAGGCGATCAGGGTCAGGGCAATGATCCGGGGCATGGGCAATCTCTCCACCTTTTGGAAAGAATACGCATCAATTCCTTAGCCGGATCACTTCATCCCCAAAACATCCAGCATATCGAAGTGTCCGGGACCACGACCCTGCCCCCAAACGGCGGCTTTCAGCGCACCGCGCGCGAAAATATTCCGATCGGTGGCCAGATGGCGCAGCACGATCCGTTCGCCTTCAGCGGCAAAGATCACATCATGCTCGCCAACCACATCGCCGCCACGAATGGCGGTGAAGCCGATATCGCCGCCCTTACGCGCACCCGTGATCCCATCGCGCCCGCGATCCGACACATCCCCCAGCGAAACGCCGCGCCCCCTAGCCGCCGCTTCGCCCATCATCAACGCCGTGCCTGACGGCGCATCAACTTTGTGGCGATGGTGAGCTTCGACAATCTCGATATCGAAATCCTCGTCCAACGCCGCCGCCACTTGCCGGGTCAGTTGCACCAGCAAATTCACGCCAAGGCTCATGTTGCCCGCCCGCACAATCGTTGCGTGACGCGCAGCTGCATCAATTTTTTCAATGTCGTCCGCAGCCAAACCCGTGGTCCCGATCACATGCACCAGACGCGCTTGGGCTGCGATGGCCGCGTGGGCGACGGTCGCAGCCGGTGAAGTGAAATCAATAACAGCCTGCGCATTCGCAAAAGCCTCCAGCGGATCATCGCCGACAAGAACGCCCATCGCCGCGCCGCCCATGACTTCGCCCAGATCCTGACCGATCCAGTCGTGACCGGGTCGTTCCAACGCTCCGATCAGACGCAACGCATTGGACGCGCGCACACTTTCAATCAGCATCTGGCCCATCCGTCCCGATGCACCCGTGATTACGACACCCGGCAATTCCGTCATGGTCTTTCCTCCAACTTGGCTCTCCATACGACGACCGAACGGGCTTGCAAAGCACCGCTTGAACGCCAACCGGCAAACGACTACATCCGGCAAATGGCCAAATCGCGATTCAATGACGGTCCCGGACCCACCCAACGCCAGCTTCGCGTCGCCGAGCTGATCCGTCGGCGTTTGTCCGACGTCCTTAACCAGGGCGATATTCATGACCCGGATCTGAACCGCATGTCCATTACCGTGGGCGAAGTGCGCTGTTCCCCCGATCTGAAAGTGGCAACTGCCTATGTCCTGCCTCTTGGTGGCGACAACCGCGAAGAAGCCCTGGACGGGTTGCGTCGCAACCGCCACGAAATCCGCCGGGTCGTGAACAAAGGCCTCGCGCTGAAATTTTCGCCAGAACTGCGCTTTGCCATCGATGAAACCTTCGACCGGCTTGATGACAGCCGCCGTCTATTCTCGTCTGACAATGTTCGCCGCGATCTCGATAGCGATTAGTCTGGCGCTGCTGGCCGCCACCAGCGCGGTGGCTGCCGAATGCAAGGTCGTCACCTTTGACGACGCCGAATTCACTGTCTGCGAGGCCGACCCCCAAACCGACACCATCCGCCTCATGCTGGATGCGCCCGACGGCACCAAGATCGGCACCTTCGAACGGCTGCGTAGCACAATCGGTGACAGCGCCCAGATAGCCTTTGCCACCAATGGCGGGATGTATCACCCCGACCGCAGGCCCGTTGGTCTTTATATCGAAAACGGTAAAGAGATCGCCCGTATCGTTACGCGCGACGGCCCTGGCAATTTCGCCCTGCTGCCCAACGGTGTGCTGTGTTTGGGGGACGGGACTGCATCTATCCACGAAAGCCGCGCCTTCGCCGCCATTCCGCCAGATTGCGCTCATGCAACCCAAT contains these protein-coding regions:
- a CDS encoding dihydrodipicolinate reductase; amino-acid sequence: MPRIIALTLIAFMAAGPVLADGFSRVNDKGDFLQLVKDRDLKRFGIRLIVRDSGQITGRAFGQKVTGAWKWQDGYFCRDLYVGKDDLGANCQMVEVKGRTMRFTSDRGEGIYADLRLK
- the purH gene encoding bifunctional phosphoribosylaminoimidazolecarboxamide formyltransferase/IMP cyclohydrolase, which translates into the protein MTGIQPVRRALLSVSDKTGLEDFAKALANLGVELVSTGGTAKALRAAGLDVKDVADLTGFPEMMDGRVKTLHPVVHGGLLALRDDEDHVTSMEAHGIGAIDLLVVNLYPFEATVAAGADYDTAIENIDIGGPAMIRAAAKNHKFVFVVVDVEDYNSVVSALRDGGGTDLAFRQKLAQTAYARTGAYDAAVSTWMAGAIGAETPRRRVFAGQLAQGLRYGENPHQTAAFYTDGSAVPGVATAVQHQGKELSYNNINDTDAAFALAAEFGAGDGPACAIIKHANPCGVARGATFAEAFGRAFDCDRTSAFGGIIALNGTLDGDTARAISGIFTEVVIASDATDEAKEVFAAKKNLRLLTTGGMPDPMAARLAARQVSGGWLVQDDDSGHVTLDDLKVVTRLAPTENQLADMLFAWTVAKHVKSNAIVYAKDGQTVGVGAGQMSRLDSSTIAALKAGRMGVEVGLSESPAIGSVVASDAFFPFADGLLAAAEAGAKAIIQPGGSMRDDEVIAAADDAGLAMVFTGMRHFRH
- a CDS encoding signal peptidase II, with protein sequence MNWTTAVVLILDQISKYIVVQAMDLKSRGVIEVLDPYLMLKMAWNRGVNFGLFANHGDATRWGLIIIALAISAWIIWWMRRDRPGFWVQVSAGLVLGGAVGNVIDRVIYGAVADFINMSCCGFVSPWSFNVADIAIFVGAVGLVLLSGDGSKDSDATDKPG
- a CDS encoding methyltransferase domain-containing protein — translated: MAEPGLEPRRRAAAMMTAVTKDKLPLHTLEGELKGLEPSDRARAMRLASEALRWAPRSDKVLGPFLRNKPYDNVLNLFRLALYEINVDGVPPHAAVHAAVALAPKQTKGLINAVLRNVQRSETDWNSLPAPALPKWLRKRLNKAWGKEALAVMEVAHVMPAPLDLSCAKDAKRWAGELGDEVLPTGSVRLAKTGQVSAMGGFDEGAWWVQDAAAALPANLLDVKPGEQVLDLCAAPGGKTMQLAAAGADVTALDDSEDRLERLHENLKRTGRSAKVVVADALQWEPSQKFDAILIDAPCSATGTLRRHPDLAYAKDGTELETLLPLQAAMLDRALGWLKPDGRLVYCTCSLLPDEGEMQLEAALTRHPGLIVEDLLPEGIDKSFRASGGGLRTRPDAWSERGGMDGFFMVRLAKPG
- the rbfA gene encoding 30S ribosome-binding factor RbfA translates to MAKSRFNDGPGPTQRQLRVAELIRRRLSDVLNQGDIHDPDLNRMSITVGEVRCSPDLKVATAYVLPLGGDNREEALDGLRRNRHEIRRVVNKGLALKFSPELRFAIDETFDRLDDSRRLFSSDNVRRDLDSD
- a CDS encoding 4-hydroxy-tetrahydrodipicolinate reductase codes for the protein MTELPGVVITGASGRMGQMLIESVRASNALRLIGALERPGHDWIGQDLGEVMGGAAMGVLVGDDPLEAFANAQAVIDFTSPAATVAHAAIAAQARLVHVIGTTGLAADDIEKIDAAARHATIVRAGNMSLGVNLLVQLTRQVAAALDEDFDIEIVEAHHRHKVDAPSGTALMMGEAAARGRGVSLGDVSDRGRDGITGARKGGDIGFTAIRGGDVVGEHDVIFAAEGERIVLRHLATDRNIFARGALKAAVWGQGRGPGHFDMLDVLGMK
- a CDS encoding DUF1674 domain-containing protein, with translation MADTENDLPPEAQRALAEAEERRKKTGDKSLPTELGGRDGPEPVRYGDWEKKGITVDF
- a CDS encoding heparinase, coding for MNRLHARGASLSRPATAFSTMPEPKTIGSFARGRQITGGNFLFAGFLVEAPETMIWDLPMPEDSFEGELHGFTWLDDLAAVGDPHSTKRAQEWTHEWVRRFGRGKGPGWTPDLTGRRLIRWINHAILLLNGVERAGSEAYFRSLAAQTIFLSRRYRAASPGLPRFEALTGLIYAGLALDGMDRHVGHAIRAMAQECAREIDEQGGLSTRNPEELLEVFTLLNWSAVALQDAGLSPGAAHLSAIEAVAPVLRALRHSDGSLSRFHGGGRGVEGRLDRSLASSGVRAISQAGLSMGYARVSHGRTSVIVDAASPPRAEASRNGHASTLAFELTSGRRPVIVNCGSGATFGKSWRRAGRATPSHSTLGLEGYSSSRLGVAGRVSGRAADLLIDIPQDVRFERAEVEGGTRLVVGHDGYLASHGLTHIRTLHLGYDGRSFKGEDSLVALDKASRRRMDIAFDKSKLQGIPFNVRFHLHPDVDATLDMNGTAVSMALKSGEIWIFRQQGEASLTLESSVYLEKSRLTPRATKQVVLTGTAMEYSTRVSWSLAKAQETPSAVRDYAMEDVMAVD